Genomic segment of Arachis hypogaea cultivar Tifrunner chromosome 11, arahy.Tifrunner.gnm2.J5K5, whole genome shotgun sequence:
TACAAACGAATCATCAAATAGGAGATATAAATATTTGCACCTGCAGAAAACAGGAACTATTACTCAGAAAATATAAAGTCCAGCACTTAGTTGGGTAAGGAATtcgttattaaaaaatttgcatGATAGAAGAGGGAAGGCAAGAAGATCTCACGTTTCAGCAAGAAAAAAACTATGTTGATGATCTTCCAACTGCATAGTTGTCACATCCTTGACGCTTGCAAAACCACCTTCTATTTTGGTGTATAGATTAAGGGAATTAACTATTGTTTCACCCACTTCAATATACCATGGATCTGAAATTAATAAAGGTTGATGTGAAGAAGTGATATGGCCACATGCCCACATCATTACTGATTGGATATAATCTCTCTATTTAAATTATGTGAGTAGATTGAAAACATAAACACATTGTTAGGAAAAGATATATTTGGCCATGTATATATAGTGGGAACTGGGAAGAATGGGGGAGCCTAAAAGAAGGACACTCCAACCAAGTAAACAGCAATTGAGAGACTCTATTTATCATCTATAGTCTTTACAAAAGTGGTAAGAGAGTGATGTTTTAGAAGAAGTCAGATATAATGTCATgaattcacaatatcaacaaattaaaaagagattgaaaaaccTTCCAACCTTTAGTTGCTTGATATAAATAGAATGTTGACTCGGCGAGTTCAGGACGTAACGGATAATATTTTTCAGTAGGGTGAATCATCCGGTGGTCCAGCAAATACCTTGACATGGATTTAtagttcaatatttttttttataataaaataaataaatcttaatGACAAATAGACAACTATACTTAATGAGACTCATGTTATAATCAAACCAGCAAAATCAGAAAGTACCGCTCAGGTAGCACACCAAATCTCTTCCACACATGGAAGAACTCACGGTGAGATGAATTGGCGGCTGTGATATCCCCAATAAGAACCTGGTTCCAGAAGTGCCAGATAAGTCAGAGAGATATCAAATAATATCTTTAAGAGGTAGTACAATTAGGATTCCTCCCCAGTTACTTGCCTGTAGACCAGGCCAAAATGCTTGAAGACTTGTAAGCTGCCAGTAAGTTGCTTTTCCTGTTCTCATATCGGCTTCATGATACCTGTATCACATCAACTAAGTCAGGTTACAATTGTTAATCAGATACCCCCACAAATacccttttatttttaaaagataaaccTACTATCGGAAGAGACTTTATAAGATAAAAGCAAAATGTTTTTGGGGTTAGAGTTATACCAAGGACCATGTCTGAAATATTTCTGCACAGCAACATAAGCAGAATGAAACATTCTCCAAAAGTCCTCCTTCCCGAATAGGATATGAGCTTTAAGTAGATACTCATAAAAGGAATCAACCCCTAGAAAATAATTCAGGAAAAAAATCCAACACAAGAAATATATAGGTCCGTTCATCAGCATTTGTGGGTTAGGATGAAAGTATCATAGGATATCAAACAGCATTACTATAAACAGCAGCAGCATCTTCATATTAAAATCAACGGACAATGCAATTGCTAAGTTAGAAAAGACAGACTGAAAGATGAAAAGATTATTACAATTCAAAAGAACGTACCTGCTCCAATACCTGATGAAAATTCAATCCATTCCCCAGTTTCCACATCTAATGTGGTTCCAAATAAACGTAATGAACTCTGCATGCTCCATAGCTTACGAAGGGCTCGCAAAGCTGCAGATTCATACCTAGGGTCACCGGTCACTTTTGATAAAGCACCCATTTCAAGAATCAGTGAACCTGCCAAAAGAGGGAAAATTATAAGCAATCAAACATATCATTTTACTAGACCGTATTTTTAATATGCTAAGCTAGAACTCTCACCACACCCTGAAGTGCTTGTTTCTGTAGTCTCATTCTCCATTACTCCATACTGTGCACAGAATATTTTGCATTGGTGTGGAGTTACATATCTTTCTAAAAAAggggaaaacaaaataaagaaaatagcaatagactataatttataaaaatcgtATGCCTCAAAAATTGAAGTAACATGGTTCGAATGCAAAACTTCGATCTATACAGTACAGCACTCATTaatgctatgcatatatgataGTATATCACCACATTACTATTCATATGAATGCAAATAACGTAGCATTTTAACTATATCACATCAGTCATATCCAAACTTATGATCTAGCACAGAATTGTTTCCTTATAGAAACGAGGAAGTCAGGAGATCTGAAAAAACTTGGAAAGCCTGAAAGGATGATGTCGAAAACATGATTGGTACTGACTCAGCCTGAAAGTCAGGTGTTCTAGGTCAAGTGTTAGACTATTACATTTAGTTCACACCTAGCCCAATACTACTCTTAACATCATAGAATTCCAAAACTATATGGAGTCAGCTATATGGGTCAAACAATGTTTTAATGTCCTAATACTTTATCAGAAGCAGTTCTTACTAAACAAGCAATGATCAAATTCCATGGaggatttaatttaattactaactttttttttattcagtATTGATGATGCAATGAGAACTTCTGACAGTTAGGATATGGAAGATCATTAGAACCTATCTTCAgacattcaaaattttaaatgttttacaACCAagtgaaatgaaaataaaaatttatagtgtGTCAGACATTGAGTGTTATATAGGGTACCTTTAAGTTAATCCACGCATATGGCAATCCAGTGGGCGTATCGAATGCCGGTAGAAAGCGTTTCCCTAAATCTTCAGCCAGAAATAGGAGCTGATTATTGTAAGTCCCTTGAAACAACTTCTTTGAAGAATCAGATGCAAGTAAATGAGCAGAGACAAGTCCTCCTAGAACTCTTATGTTGCACTGAATGATCACAATCGAGTTATTAGGAAATAATATGCTTCAATCTTCCATGATTTAAGATGAATGTTATTTTATAATTGTCACTCAGAAGTCAGAAGTAAATTAAAGCCATCAGCCTACCAGCTTTTCAAAATTTGGGCAGTTAGATGCATGTTACATGAAGCTACATATTCAATACTTTCAAACGAATCCAGCATTTACCTCAAAAAGATTTATGCGTGCGTCAACGTCAAATTTTAGATTTTCGGAAAGCCAGAGCACTGCCTTCTCAAATTCAGTATTGTTTCCCATAATAACAAGGCTAAAGGAGAAAGGACAATTTTTATGAGTTCTGAGTTCAACTAGATACGCAACAAGACACGGCCATCAAAAACACACCAAATCGAATAAAAACAGAACCGAGCAAACTAATATTTCATGCAGTGCCTACCTTGACAGCGATTCGATAAGTGTAAGGGCAGATCCATTGTAGTCTTGAGGTAAATGTTCAAGCTGCGACAGTAAAAAGTTATTTCTGCAGTTGTTCTCTGATTAATTCTACTCCATATTCTTAAGTAAACGTCAATTTACCTTCAAATTTCCTAGCTCACTTAAGGAGTCAGTGTACGTTTTGGAGAGTGGCTTTAGCTCATCATGCTGCAAAACTAGAACAATCATGACATCGCACAGCCGGGTCTATCCCTGAATTTTAACGACTAACAACTATGGAATCACATTAACTCACCGGAAATGCATAAGTCATATAGTTGTCATAGGCATGGTAAAACCTACCAAGAAAAAAGAGTACCAACAGATAACAACAATACTGACGAgcattatttactatttttttcaccaaaataaatTGCATAAGGACTTAAAAAAAATGCTATAGAACCCAATATAATTGACAATTCCTATGAAAATCTATACATACATATTGCTTAATGTAAATATTCCTACCCTTGAAAATTCCAAACCTTGTCATAAATTTGAGCTATTCGAGCTAGAAATTGCTACAAAGCgggatcaatcattttaaaaaatgaataaaatataaacaatttGGGGGGAATTCAAATAATTCATACATACATGGTGCGAACTTTCTCTCTCATGCGCATTTTCTTGGAAGCCCAAGTGGATTGTTGTGAGTGGGAGATGGATGAGATGCATAAAGTGGAGagtagaaggaggaggaggaagaggcatgGGGAGTGATCGCGGTGAAACATGGGAATGGAAATGTGACCAGGTTTTGGATGCACGGAAGGTGTTTGATTATTTGCTTTGTTTGGTTTTGTGTTGCGCGGACTTGGTTTGAAAGAGGGGTGAAGAAATGGATTAAGATGAAGCGATTAAAGGGGAGTGGGTAAGATCTGGTGAATGCCGAACCATGCCTGAAACTTTTTTGTTTCCAGACTTTAATTGAATTTTCACCATTCATAATCACTGTCTTACGCAAAGGATTTACTGCGTATTCAATCTAAGGATTTACATCACACGGCGtggatcaattttttttatatagtaaACAATTGTATGATATGCGATGATATTTTCGTATACGTGAGTTTTACATTGCTATGGAACATGTTCTAATTTTTCGAAAGGCACCGACGTTTTTgtgggattttttttaaataaataaaataaattatgacaaAAATACACCTTATCTTTTATCTCGTTTACCGTATAAACGAAATAAAATTGTATGTATCtcatttatactgtaaatgagataagccACATAACGTTGACGTGTATattttgtttacagtgtaaacaagatacgTGCAAATTTATTTCGCTTACACGGTAAACGAGATACGTTATGACAAATTTTCAACACCTATAAAAGAATGTGCAACTCTTTGTATTCTCCACAAATATTTCactacttttctatctttttcttctGGAAATAAGCCAAAATGTCTAGTAGTAGTGAATATTTGGTTGTAAGTGTGTATCTCAATTGTCATATGAGAAATAGTGACAATGAGGTGATATTTGAGTATAAGAATCTCATTTTGTTGCGTACCTGGCGAAGTAAGTTCTTTGTCAGAGCTTAAGAGTCTGATATTGAGTAGCACCGGTGGTAGCGGGAGAAAAGAGATCAGAAAGGTGGGGTATAGGTTGCTAGTACCGATGGGAAACGGAGTTTTTCGGTTTTGCCTGTTTTGGCTCCATGGCGACAAGCATATGCGCTTAATGTTTAACATCCATGGGAGAATCATGGCAaaacaagtgatggagctttttGCAGAAGTTGGTGATGTTGGTGGCAGTGGATCTGGGCAGTCGGACTTCGTGCAGGATGACCTACCTCTCGCACAGCCACCGTTACACATTGCTCGTCCAGTGGAAGAACATGGACATTGACAGTGAGGACTCAGACGAGGAGTATGTTGCAGATAGCAACGAGAGCGGTTCtttagaagatgaggaggagtaTGTACCAAAGATCCTGGACGAGCCATCACGTCGGTATCTTCTGCCTTCCCTGAACCCAATTCCGGCCTTGTCATCTGTATCCAGTCACTATGATACATTGGATCTGGACGCGATGCAAGAAAAAAATCCATTTTCCAATGCCGGTGAAGATGATTACAACTTAGACGTTGGTATGGAGTTTCGAGTTGGCCACATATTCAAAAGCCGAGATGCAGTATTGCAGGGCGTGAAGAATTATAGCATTCGCAGAAGTGCTGAGTATCGAGTTGTGGAGTTGGAtcgattaaagtaccatgtgcattgCAGACAATCTGAAGCAGGTTGCCCTTGGCGTCTCCGTGTTGCTCTCCGACAGAATCTCAGATATTGGTAAGTTCAAGTTTAACTGTGTTCTATATTCTCAGTTATCATTGTTATGCTTGTTGTACATCTCAACCATGGTTGTTCTATTTCTTTAGGAATGTGCATAGGATTGGAGGAGCACACACATGTTTAACACCCACCATGTCTCATGAGTCATGACCACCGACAGTTGGACAGCAGTCTCATCTGCCGTCTCATCCTCCCGTTGATACAATCCTCGCTATTTGTCAGCATCTCTGTCCTACAAGGTGCAGTTAGGCAAAGCTATCATTTCAAACCCTCGTACAAAAGGCCTGGATGGCGAATCAAAAGCCAATTGCGCAGATATACGGTaattgggaggagtcatacaatAAGGTGCTGAGGTAGCTGCAAGCACTGCAGAGTTGTTGTCCCGGAACGATATATGAGATTAGTGTTGTACCGTACTATGAGGTACACCTTATAGTGCGTGATTGCAGCATGTTTGATAAGGTATTTTGGGCCTTCCCTACCTGTGTGAAGGCTTTCAAGCATAGCAAGCCATTTGTCTCCGTTGATGGCACGCATCTGTTTGGCAAATATGGTGGTGTCTTGCTTATTGCAGTGGCACAAAACGGTAATGGCAATATCCTTCCTCTACCCTTTCCAATTGTTAAGTCTGAGACCATGGAGTCTTGGTCTTTCTTCCTAATCAATCTGAGGCAACAAGTGACCCCACAAGAAGGCATGTTGATTATTTCTGACAGATCCCAGGTGATCAAGGTTGCACTGAGAGCTGACGATAGTGGGTGGCAGTCTCCTAGAGTATTTCATGCTTATTGTATCTGGCACATCGTGATGAACTTTATGTCTCGTTTCAAGTCTGCTGAGGAAAAGCGGTATCTCATAAATGCAGCTTGCAGTCCAAGCAAGGCTGGGTACGAGTGGTACATGGATGCATTGAGGGGTTTGTCGCAAGAGATGTTGGATTGGGCTGGTAGGTTTAACAAAGAGATCTGGCTACAATACTGCGACGAAGGTCACCAGTTTGAGCACATGATGACAAACCTCTCCGAGTTCATGAATGTTGTGCTTAATGGTACACGCTATttaccatggttctgaaaaccgaatcgGACCGACCGGTTCAACCGGATTAACCGGAAACCGGTCACCTAGCCGGTCCAGGTAAGGCTAGAAACCGTTCAGCAAAAAAACCGGTGAAAAAACCGGTCGAATCGGCGGTTAACCGGTGAACTGGTAAAACCGTCCGGTTTTTTAGCGAGTTTTTTAAAGATCCGGTTTTGTCATTTGTTTCAGAAACGGCGTCGTTTAACgcctgaaacaaaaaaaaaacgaaaaaaaagaaaaaaaaaaagacaaaaagccCACTATCCCCATTCCCAATTCCCAAATCCAACCTAAACGCATAACCCTCTCCTGAAATCATTTTTCTTCCTCTCCCAGCCGTCTCCCAGCCTGTCTCTCCTCCTACCCAGCCGCTGCATTCCCCCTCTCCGCCGTCGTCTGACAAACCctattttgacggtttatcttgtattgatttttgggaattttatcaccttttacccatatttattcaagaaatagcatggttttgtatattctcctttaattgtgcttgaatgtgaaaacatgctttttaggactcaaaatagctaaatttaattcaccttgattctattagatgccttgatatgtttgttaagtgatttaaggtttaggaggcaaagattggatcaagggaatgaagaaagaaagcatgaaaagttggagaactcatgaagaaatggaagaaccggaaagctgtcaagccgacctcttcgcacttaatcgaccataacttgagctacagaggtccaaatgatgcggtttcagttgggttggaaagctaacatccggggcttcgaaacgatataagatttgccatagttgctataagtatggtggcgcgcacgtgcaaagtacgcgcacgcgccgttgctgccacctagttcacttaaagcaaaacgtggccaacgaattcaaaagccttgtgggcccaatccaactcatttctgatgctatttaagccaaggattgaaagggaatcaacatacttttacacacttttcatacttttcatactttagaagttagttaccattagtttagttttagcttagtttagtagtgagagttagtttctagagagagaagctctcacttctctctagaattaggattaggtttagttcaataatcttagatctagattttaattcatgctttcatctccttctacctcttaattctttgttgttacattcattcttcttccattcttttgttgtaatttcctttatgttgttcttatgttttgttgtagatctactattgttcattccattttctttcaattcaataggaggtaattcatgtagatcttgtttcctttaattgttgttgttaattctttacatttgattgtagttagaattaattcttgttattgatttactatgttttccttttgtgccttccaagtgtttgatgaaatgcttggttggattttagaatagagttttatgttcttggcttggaaaggtaacttaggaactcttgagttattaatgtccaagtaattggtgattgggatccattgactctagttctcactaattgaattagtggagagttaggacttatggaataggattgatatagctcatttgactttcctttactactagttagaggatgatttaatgagattaatccttgccaattctcatattgtggttagtgattaggatagagatccttgaccaccaacccttgccaagacctttttaggccttagttcactttcttgccatttatctttcatgcctcttatcaaaaccccaaaaatgattcataaccaataacaagacactttattgtaattcctagggagaacgacccgaggtccaatacttcggtttataaattttaggggtttgtactagtgacaaacaactttttgtatgaaaggattagtgattggtttagaaactatacttgcaacgagaattcatttgtgaaattctataccatcaaaattccattcatcaaaatggcgccgttgccggggattcgcaatggtgttatgttattggttattgtacatatgtgaatagtgtaaatagtttgtcttttgcttgttttctAGATTTTGTcagttttatttttgcttttccaccatgattctcactttggctatgagtgtgaatGCAACTATGTTATAGgtgatgggagctacaatgaagatgtgtgtcaaggatgggataaccaaaggtgggaggagccatatgcttatgatcaatcctcttggcaacaacctccaccaatgcactatgaagaagagccattctatgatgcatatcaatccaatggttatggtgaatcaccttgtgactttcaagaaccaccaccatatgcctatgagtcatatcctcaacatgaccctcaaccacactcacaagcctattttcaactaacacctccatatgaccatgatccttacccaccataccaacctccttttgaaccatatgagccatacatggaaccacaattccaagattactactcccaagaaccacctcaatatacaccaccaccttaccaagaagaaccaccttcctataatgaaccctttctccaagacaatgaaccctcttatccaccccaatcctcaatggatgaaaccctcggtgttcttcttcaaggacaagaggagatgataagggatgtgcaacaattcatgaccgccttggatgaggtggtaaactggttagcatcccaatgcttgaataaTCAAgggactcccatggctacatgtggagaaacaaatgaagagcataacatgaaggagagattggtggagaacgagggaagttgctttgtattggaacaattggaggaagctatgattattgaagaaagggaagaattgtttgaagacttaggagatgcggagcctccatgggaatctagaattgaagaaaacccctccaagatgattgaaattgatgctaggaaggaaagtgcacaccttccaagacaTAGTCCATATGAAgatttggatgggatagagcaagaagtgagttcccttggtgatgaagatcaagcatcaaaccttagtggtgaagaatcctttgagcatgaagaaccttctcccaacaagatggaaagcaatgtggaggtaaatttttcttaccctcccatttatgacttgagtaggagaaaaggtttatataaaattgttgaacaaaggattataattgagaagtcttgtgaagaggtggaaatccttagaaaaaggaggatgggaattgaatacgctttatcaaaactcttggagttgtctttgcctaggttgccatctactccttcatttgagtgggtgaaatttatttctattagctttattatcccacttgaatatggcttgcttgaaacggatggccaacttagggagctttgtgggatgaagcgtaaacgaaaaaggttttgtagttggcgttgcaaatcaaggctcattatggttgatgcatcaaacatgagatataaaggttggagtagtgctcaaatagatgggtctaggaggattgttggccactatatagagaattcaccttactcaccacccggttggactaataatgatgatcaacctcaagacgggtatgaaaacaaagtgtgggatcccggattacaagaagaggatcaactttgggagctccaagcttgtgaagaactccatcaagacttgtctcaatccatgaagaatcttggggcacaatggagaaccaagcattggtgggagttccaagatgaatacaagcacaagccaccttgatgaggagctccccataagtccaacttaaggacaataaacaaaagtgctaggtgggagacaccccaccatggtaaaatcctttcattttctcttttgtacatattgatagaattagtttaatttcatgttttgtttagatagttgggtttaattggtagtttagtatgttaaataaggttttagggtgttttggtagatgcttggaggtttggaatgcttggattggtgcaaaaacatagaaatttttttttgaaaaacagagcaccatccacgcgtacgcgtacatggcgcgtacgcgcacttccagcattttcgaccatccacgcgcgcgcgccatgcgtgcgtacgcgcggattgagaagttccaacctccatacattttccagagagttgtgcctgcgccgcgccaacgttgtgcctctggcacaaaccccacttgcgcacacgcgcacatgacgcgtatgcgccactctcgaaataagccaacgacgcgcgcgcgccatgtgtgcgtacgcgcggatttctttctcccatccacttttcttttcttctcctctttccaattctttccttctcctttcttcttcccttctcctacccctcatccaacacttccaaacaccatgaataaccatttattttagttagttaattagttagttggttagttaattagttagttttcgtttagctttcattttattttctctcttttcattatacatgttggagtattgactttgtttactatacattgctatatcccttattgcctaaatgctattttagcatgaatatttttagataatctttgttggattctatgattgaggttatattttgttacttggttttgagttcttcatgcttaccttttgaaaaaataccaagtgatgagaattgtcttcgagcttatcactcttttgaattgcatgttgtagctagccatcatATGATTTGAATCTTTTTCCTCGATTAGGctacctcttgatggatgatgttgtgcatttatcttaatgcattgtatttcatgattatatccatccatatgtttgacttgaatgctttcatgcttctctaatgcttgtcttaccttacaagcttacttaaagcatctcaagcacactaggataagtgaagtgcatgcttcttttatgacatagcttttatgctaatgtgtattctaaaccgcgcaatttagaattcacacacctaatatttcttaatgtcacactaattcactcacctcattctagtgatttacctcattccaacaatgtatgcttccttgcttatatcttctcatcttatggtgttatatttttgtttttcataacgaatgcaccacaagcaaccatggaagcggaagaaagaacacatagcaatccggggagtcgccgtacccccttgctcatctttgagtgcaccgaggacggtgcaaacttttaagtgtggggaggtcgtccgaccggtcggcgattttgggtg
This window contains:
- the LOC112722391 gene encoding alpha-mannosidase I MNS5 isoform X4, producing the protein MIVLVLQHDELKPLSKTYTDSLSELGNLKLEHLPQDYNGSALTLIESLSSLVIMGNNTEFEKAVLWLSENLKFDVDARINLFECNIRVLGGLVSAHLLASDSSKKLFQGTYNNQLLFLAEDLGKRFLPAFDTPTGLPYAWINLKYGVMENETTETSTSGCGSLILEMGALSKVTGDPRYESAALRALRKLWSMQSSLRLFGTTLDVETGEWIEFSSGIGAGVDSFYEYLLKAHILFGKEDFWRMFHSAYVAVQKYFRHGPWYHEADMRTGKATYWQLTSLQAFWPGLQVLIGDITAANSSHREFFHVWKRFGVLPERYLLDHRMIHPTEKYYPLRPELAESTFYLYQATKDPWYIEVGETIVNSLNLYTKIEGGFASVKDVTTMQLEDHQHSFFLAETCKYLYLLFDDSFVHETNYVFTTEGHPLPVLSAWHEKLPETYIPTNWTFMKRQPEASRISSMSLQVCPAITLKSGQHIESACHIPDARSDYRCLTDEDCGVDSTTCARRSCSMAGYCGLWIF
- the LOC112722391 gene encoding alpha-mannosidase I MNS5 isoform X5, which encodes MGNNTEFEKAVLWLSENLKFDVDARINLFECNIRVLGGLVSAHLLASDSSKKLFQGTYNNQLLFLAEDLGKRFLPAFDTPTGLPYAWINLKYGVMENETTETSTSGCGSLILEMGALSKVTGDPRYESAALRALRKLWSMQSSLRLFGTTLDVETGEWIEFSSGIGAGVDSFYEYLLKAHILFGKEDFWRMFHSAYVAVQKYFRHGPWYHEADMRTGKATYWQLTSLQAFWPGLQVLIGDITAANSSHREFFHVWKRFGVLPERYLLDHRMIHPTEKYYPLRPELAESTFYLYQATKDPWYIEVGETIVNSLNLYTKIEGGFASVKDVTTMQLEDHQHSFFLAETCKYLYLLFDDSFVHETNYVFTTEGHPLPVLSAWHEKLPETYIPTNWTFMKRQPEASRISSMSLQVCPAITLKSGQHIESACHIPDARSDYRCLTDEDCGVDSTTCARRSCSMAGYCGLWIF
- the LOC112722391 gene encoding alpha-mannosidase I MNS5 isoform X1; the encoded protein is MPLPPPPSTLHFMHLIHLPLTTIHLGFQENAHERESSHHQFLARIAQIYDKVWNFQGFYHAYDNYMTYAFPHDELKPLSKTYTDSLSELGNLKLEHLPQDYNGSALTLIESLSSLVIMGNNTEFEKAVLWLSENLKFDVDARINLFECNIRVLGGLVSAHLLASDSSKKLFQGTYNNQLLFLAEDLGKRFLPAFDTPTGLPYAWINLKYGVMENETTETSTSGCGSLILEMGALSKVTGDPRYESAALRALRKLWSMQSSLRLFGTTLDVETGEWIEFSSGIGAGVDSFYEYLLKAHILFGKEDFWRMFHSAYVAVQKYFRHGPWYHEADMRTGKATYWQLTSLQAFWPGLQVLIGDITAANSSHREFFHVWKRFGVLPERYLLDHRMIHPTEKYYPLRPELAESTFYLYQATKDPWYIEVGETIVNSLNLYTKIEGGFASVKDVTTMQLEDHQHSFFLAETCKYLYLLFDDSFVHETNYVFTTEGHPLPVLSAWHEKLPETYIPTNWTFMKRQPEASRISSMSLQVCPAITLKSGQHIESACHIPDARSDYRCLTDEDCGVDSTTCARRSCSMAGYCGLWIF
- the LOC112722391 gene encoding alpha-mannosidase I MNS5 isoform X3, encoding MFHRDHSPCLFLLLLLLSTLCISSISHSQQSTWASKKMRMREKVRTMFYHAYDNYMTYAFPHDELKPLSKTYTDSLSELGNLKLEHLPQDYNGSALTLIESLSSLVIMGNNTEFEKAVLWLSENLKFDVDARINLFECNIRVLGGLVSAHLLASDSSKKLFQGTYNNQLLFLAEDLGKRFLPAFDTPTGLPYAWINLKYGVMENETTETSTSGCGSLILEMGALSKVTGDPRYESAALRALRKLWSMQSSLRLFGTTLDVETGEWIEFSSGIGAGVDSFYEYLLKAHILFGKEDFWRMFHSAYVAVQKYFRHGPWYHEADMRTGKATYWQLTSLQAFWPGLQVLIGDITAANSSHREFFHVWKRFGVLPERYLLDHRMIHPTEKYYPLRPELAESTFYLYQATKDPWYIEVGETIVNSLNLYTKIEGGFASVKDVTTMQLEDHQHSFFLAETCKYLYLLFDDSFVHETNYVFTTEGHPLPVLSAWHEKLPETYIPTNWTFMKRQPEASRISSMSLQVCPAITLKSGQHIESACHIPDARSDYRCLTDEDCGVDSTTCARRSCSMAGYCGLWIF
- the LOC112722391 gene encoding alpha-mannosidase I MNS5 isoform X2 → MPLPPPPSTLHFMHLIHLPLTTIHLGFQENAHERESSHHHDELKPLSKTYTDSLSELGNLKLEHLPQDYNGSALTLIESLSSLVIMGNNTEFEKAVLWLSENLKFDVDARINLFECNIRVLGGLVSAHLLASDSSKKLFQGTYNNQLLFLAEDLGKRFLPAFDTPTGLPYAWINLKYGVMENETTETSTSGCGSLILEMGALSKVTGDPRYESAALRALRKLWSMQSSLRLFGTTLDVETGEWIEFSSGIGAGVDSFYEYLLKAHILFGKEDFWRMFHSAYVAVQKYFRHGPWYHEADMRTGKATYWQLTSLQAFWPGLQVLIGDITAANSSHREFFHVWKRFGVLPERYLLDHRMIHPTEKYYPLRPELAESTFYLYQATKDPWYIEVGETIVNSLNLYTKIEGGFASVKDVTTMQLEDHQHSFFLAETCKYLYLLFDDSFVHETNYVFTTEGHPLPVLSAWHEKLPETYIPTNWTFMKRQPEASRISSMSLQVCPAITLKSGQHIESACHIPDARSDYRCLTDEDCGVDSTTCARRSCSMAGYCGLWIF